AACAATAACCCGAAGGCCCACGGACGAAGCTCATCCGTGGGCCTTCGGGTTATTCGCGGGCCGCGCCCGGAACTTTAGCGCCCCTCGCCGAGCCGGTCGCCGAGGAAGTTGTCGAGGTCCGGGATCTCGTAGATCTTGTCGCGGGTCTTCTGCCAGTCGTACTCGACGCGGCGGAACTTGATGACGTCGTTATCGAGCACCACGTAGCACGCGCGCCAGTTGCCGTCCCGGGGTTGGCCCACCGAGCCGACGTTGCAGAGCGTCTTGCGGCCGTCGAGCTTGTGTGCGAAGTCGACCTCTTCCGGGCTGAGGAACTGCATGTTCTCGGTGAAGATGCCCGGGACGTGCGTGTGCCCCTGGAAGCAGTACCGGTCGACGAGGGCGAAGATGCGCTCCATCTTCCGCTGGTTGTACACGTCCTCGGGGAACACGTACTCGTTGAGCGGGTTGCGGGCCGAGCCGTGGACGAACAGGTACCCGTTCTCGCGGTGGCTCCGGGGGCGCTCGGAGAGGAACTCCCAGCGCTTCTCGCGCGCCGGGCGCGGCTCGCTGGGGGACTCCAGTTGCCCGCGGGTCCAGAAGATGGCGCGCTCGGCGGACTGGTTGAACCCGTCCGGGTCGAACATCGCGCCCTGGTCGTGGTTGCCGAGCAGGACGAGTTTGCAGTCCATGACGAGGTCGATGCACTCGCGCGGGTTCGGCCCGTAGCCGACCACGTCGCCGAGGCAGTACACCTCGCGGATGCCCTGGCCCTTGATGTCTGCGAGCACGGCTTGGAGGGCTTCCATGTTGCCGTGGATGTCGCTAATGATCGCCTTCACGCCGGAATCTCATGAGACGCGGGCCGGGCAAGTGACCCGTGTTAACTGTAAACTATAGCTCACGGTCCCGCGGTGGTAAACAGCGGACCACCGGGGGATTGCGGAATGCCAGTCCGGGCGCGCCGGCGAGATACCGAAACGGGCGTTCACACTCCGCGCGCGCCAATCACGTCGCCGAAGCCCCCGATCTCGAGATCGCGGCGGAAGTTCGCGGTCTGTTCCGGGGTGAATCCCAGGTGCGGTAACCGCACGCCGCCGAGGTCGACGCCCCGGATTCGCATTACTTCTTTGGCCGCGGGCAGGTAGCCGTGGCGCATCAGGAGCGCAACCAGTTCCGCCGCCCGGTACTGGTCGGCGCGGGCGGTCGCGAAATCGTTGGCGCGGGCGGACGCGAGTATCCGGTTGAAGTGCGGGGCGGCAAAGTTGTACCCGCTGCCGACCGCGCCCCGCGTGCCCAGAACTACCGCCGCGAGCAGTTGCTCGTCCATCCCGAACAGCACGTCGAAGCGCCCGCCGCCCGCGTGGAGCATGCGCTGGAGCGACAGCAGGTCCGGGTTGGTGAACTTCGCGCCCACCAGGGTGGGGATGCGGGCGGGCGCCTGTTCGAGGAAGTCCGGCATCGAGAACGCGACCCCGGTGAGGACCGGGATGTCGTAGAAGTAGAACGGCGTGTCGGGCGCGGCGGCCGCGAGTTCCGCGCACCACGAAATGAGCACGTCCAGCGATTTCGGCTTGAAGTAGCTCGGGGCGACGGCCGCGATCGCCGATGCGCCGAGCGCGTTCGCGTGCGCCGCGAGGTGTTTCGCGTCCGCGAGGCAGTTCGCCCCGACGTGAACGACCAACCGCGTCGGGCTGCCCTTTGTAACGGTGGCCCAGCGCGCGGTGAGCGAGAGCCGCTCTTCCAGCGTGAGGGAGCTAAATTCCCCCGTGGTGCCGCCGACGAACACGCCGGCCACGCCGTCCGCGGCGAGTAACTCGGCGTGCGGTTCGACCGCGGCGAGGTTCAGTTCGCCGGTCGAATCGAAGGGCGTGAGAACGGCCGGGACCAACCCAACAAACGGTGTGTGCGGTCGCATGAGTTCTGCGCGCTAGTGGAGAACGCCGTGTTCTGGGATGTTCCGCTCGCTCCGCGAACGGTTTTGCTGGTGTGCGGGTGAATTTACTCTATCAACGGCGCCCCGACCGCGCCACGCGCGAACCGAGATTAAATCGATCCGTGTTCCGCGAACCACGTCGTCATGTCTTTCGTGAGCGCGCCGCTGTTGTCCATGCGCGGCACCTTGTTCTGTCCGCCGTATTTTTCACGAGCCTTCATCCACGCGGCAAACCCGCCGCGCTTCACAACGCGCACTTCGGGCACCAGCATCGCCAGATCGCCGACGCGGTGCGGGCCGTAGTCTTCGTTGATGCGTGTGAGTTCTTCGTCGATTTCTTTCGCGAAACGGCTCGTGTCGGGTGTGCGGTCCGCGAACTCGATCAGGTACAGGTGGTGCCCCGGTTTACCCGGTTGCGACGGGAACACGGGACCGACGTGGAAGTCCAGCGCGTTCACCCCGCACACGGTCGCGGCGTGCGTGACGGCCTTCTCCACTTCTTCGCTGATGAGGTGCTCGCCGAACGCGGACAGGAAGTATTTCGTGCGCCCGGTGAAGCGAATGAGCGGCGGGTTACGCTTCTCGAACGCAACTGTGTCGCCCACGAGGTACGACCACACCCCCGCGCACGACGTGATAACCACCGCGTACTGCACCCCGATTTCCACGTTCGCGAGCGTGTGGCGCGTGGGATTCTGTTTCAGGTGCCCCCGCTCATCGAAGTCCTCAAACGGGATGAACTCGAAAAAGACGTCGTGGTCGGGCACGATCCGAAGTAGTTGGTACCGCGGGTCTTCGGTCGCGATGAAGCCTTCGGAGCACGGGTACACCTCGCAGAACTTCACGAGGTCGCTGCCGATTTCCTTCTTGAACAGGTCGCGGTACGGGTCGAACTTGGTGCCGCCGTGGATCACGAGGCGCAGGTCGGGCCACACTTCGGCGACTGTTGATTTGCCGGTCACTTCTTTCAGGCGCGAGAACAGAACGTACATCCACGCGGGCACGCCGCTCAGGGCCGTGATCGGCTCTCTCGCGCTTAATTCCGCGAACCGCCGGACCTTCTCTTCCCAGTCGGCGATGAGCGTGAGTTCGGCGGGCGGGAACGTGTAGGGGCGGAGGAACTCGTACAGCTCTTTCGCCGCGATCCCGCTCAGGTCACCCGCGAGGCTCCCGTCGGGCTGCTTCCGCAAGTCGGTGCTCCCGCCGAGGAAGAAGAACTTCCCGGTGAACAGCTTCGCGGTTGGGTTCGTGTACCGGAACAGCGAGGTGGTGGTGAACGCGGCCTTCTTGTTCGACCGCACCATGTCCCACGACACGGGAATGTACTTGGTCGCGCCGCTCGTGGTGCCGGACGAGAGCGCGTAGTACGGGATCTTCCCCGGCCACGTCACGTCGTCGAGGTTCGGGTACGCGGACTTCCAGTACGTGTTCCAGAACCACTCGTAGTCGCGCACGTGTACGCGGGCCTGGTAGTCCGCGACGGAACCGATGCGGGAGAAGTCGTGGTCCCGCCCGAACCGGGTGCGGCGGGCCTTGCGGACGAGGCGCATCAGGGTCGCGTGCTGCACGGCCCCGGCGTCCATCTGATCGAGCTGAACGGTGCGGTAGTGCGAGTACCGGAGGAGCGCGGCGTCGGCCGCCTTGCGGACGAGCCGGGTGTTCGCGACCGGCGCGAGAAACTTGGTGCTCGGCATGGGATCGGACCCTCGGTCATCGGTCAGTAGTTATTCGCCCCGGGCCGCCCGACATTGTTCGGGACTTGCGCTCGAACCGGGGGAACCGCGACCGGGACCGAGAACCCGCGATCGGGGGACTTACGGGTTCACCGCGCTCCGGAACCCGCGGCACACGTACACGCCGCCGGGCGGGAGGTTGAACGGCACGAACCGGAACCGCACGGCCTCGAAGTACCGGCGGTAGAGCTTGTAGTAGACCAGCGGCATCACGGTGAGCTGGCGGAACGTCCCGCCGGCGCCGAGGGTGCGCGCGGCCGTCGCCAGGATGCTGTCGCGGGCCTCGGCCGGGAACGACGGGAGCGGGAGCCCGGAGAGCACGTGGTCGACCTTCGGGATGCCGCGCTCGGCGAGCAGCTCGCCGAACTTCGTCGCGTCGCCGAGGATCACCTCGACGTTGGGGGAGCCGCGGAACCGCTCGCGGAGCCGGCCGCAGAGCACGGGGTCGAGTTCGATCACCACGAGCCGGGTCTTCGGGCTCGCCAGCTTGACCATCTCGGCCGTGATCGGCCCGGTGCCGGCCCCGAGCTCGACGATGGACCCCGCGGTGGCCCAGTTGATGCCGTCGAGGATCTTACGGGCCATGAACCGCGAGCTGGGCGCGAACGACGCGATCTTCTTCCCCTGCGTGAGGAAGGCCCGCATCATGAGCCACCAGTCCGGTCCCTTCGGGGTGTGCGTGGCGAGGGCCGCGGGCGGGTTCGGGTTGGTTTTGGCACTATCCGCCGCATTGGGGCCGGGCTGGGGGTGGGGAACAGTATTGGGGGGAGTTGCCGGGGGGGTATGGGCGACCGGCTGCGGCGGCACAGTTGATGGCATTTATTTGCTCGCTCGTGTTGGCTTCGCCAGGATGAGTTTGGTCCACGACGGGTGCGCGGTCGGTCGCGTCGAATTGAGGAAGTCTACGACCAGTCGGTTGATCAGCCAGTGCTTCTCGATCTGGGGCGCGTGGCCGCACCGCTCGATCTTACGGAAGTGGCCGTTGGGCAGCTCGCGGGCCGCTTCTTCGGCCGTGACCGGGTTGCACACTTTGTCCTCGGTCGCGGTGACGAGCAGCGTCGGCGCCTTCACGTCCTTCATCTTCCCGCGCACG
This region of Gemmata massiliana genomic DNA includes:
- a CDS encoding dihydrodipicolinate synthase family protein codes for the protein MRPHTPFVGLVPAVLTPFDSTGELNLAAVEPHAELLAADGVAGVFVGGTTGEFSSLTLEERLSLTARWATVTKGSPTRLVVHVGANCLADAKHLAAHANALGASAIAAVAPSYFKPKSLDVLISWCAELAAAAPDTPFYFYDIPVLTGVAFSMPDFLEQAPARIPTLVGAKFTNPDLLSLQRMLHAGGGRFDVLFGMDEQLLAAVVLGTRGAVGSGYNFAAPHFNRILASARANDFATARADQYRAAELVALLMRHGYLPAAKEVMRIRGVDLGGVRLPHLGFTPEQTANFRRDLEIGGFGDVIGARGV
- a CDS encoding class I SAM-dependent methyltransferase is translated as MPSTVPPQPVAHTPPATPPNTVPHPQPGPNAADSAKTNPNPPAALATHTPKGPDWWLMMRAFLTQGKKIASFAPSSRFMARKILDGINWATAGSIVELGAGTGPITAEMVKLASPKTRLVVIELDPVLCGRLRERFRGSPNVEVILGDATKFGELLAERGIPKVDHVLSGLPLPSFPAEARDSILATAARTLGAGGTFRQLTVMPLVYYKLYRRYFEAVRFRFVPFNLPPGGVYVCRGFRSAVNP
- a CDS encoding metallophosphoesterase family protein — encoded protein: MKAIISDIHGNMEALQAVLADIKGQGIREVYCLGDVVGYGPNPRECIDLVMDCKLVLLGNHDQGAMFDPDGFNQSAERAIFWTRGQLESPSEPRPAREKRWEFLSERPRSHRENGYLFVHGSARNPLNEYVFPEDVYNQRKMERIFALVDRYCFQGHTHVPGIFTENMQFLSPEEVDFAHKLDGRKTLCNVGSVGQPRDGNWRACYVVLDNDVIKFRRVEYDWQKTRDKIYEIPDLDNFLGDRLGEGR
- a CDS encoding GH3 family domain-containing protein translates to MPSTKFLAPVANTRLVRKAADAALLRYSHYRTVQLDQMDAGAVQHATLMRLVRKARRTRFGRDHDFSRIGSVADYQARVHVRDYEWFWNTYWKSAYPNLDDVTWPGKIPYYALSSGTTSGATKYIPVSWDMVRSNKKAAFTTTSLFRYTNPTAKLFTGKFFFLGGSTDLRKQPDGSLAGDLSGIAAKELYEFLRPYTFPPAELTLIADWEEKVRRFAELSAREPITALSGVPAWMYVLFSRLKEVTGKSTVAEVWPDLRLVIHGGTKFDPYRDLFKKEIGSDLVKFCEVYPCSEGFIATEDPRYQLLRIVPDHDVFFEFIPFEDFDERGHLKQNPTRHTLANVEIGVQYAVVITSCAGVWSYLVGDTVAFEKRNPPLIRFTGRTKYFLSAFGEHLISEEVEKAVTHAATVCGVNALDFHVGPVFPSQPGKPGHHLYLIEFADRTPDTSRFAKEIDEELTRINEDYGPHRVGDLAMLVPEVRVVKRGGFAAWMKAREKYGGQNKVPRMDNSGALTKDMTTWFAEHGSI